CTAAGCAATTTTGCTTATTTGCCCATACCCATTGCTTTAATCCTAAGTATAGCATATAATGTAATCCATAAGTAACATTTTGCGTAACCTTTTAGATTATAACCTATGACCCAGCGAATAGACATCATGAATACACTCCTCCGATCCAAGCAGTCAGTATTTACGTTCAAGGAAGTAAACTTGCTTGCTGGAGGTGAAATCAGCCCAGCTCTATTGCGACGCCGGGTGAGCTATTACATTCAAAAAGATCAACTGCATCCGCTTCGACGCGGCATTTATGCCAAAGATAAAAAATATGACAAATTCGAATTGGCAAATCGAATTTATACCCCCTCGTATATAAGCTTTGAGACTGTTCTCAGTCGAGCAGGTGTTATTTTTCAATCATACGGGCAAATATTTATTGCATCTTATCTTACACGCGAACTGAAAATTGATGACCAGATATATTCTTACAGAAAAATTAAGGACGACATCCTAATGAGAACTCAACTGCCTATAGGCATCGAACATAAAGGCACTTATTCCATTGCTACTCCTGAACGGGCATTTTTAGACGTGGTTTATCTTTCCAAAGATTATCACTTCGACAATTTGTCCGCTTTAAACTGGGAGAAGGTATTTGAGATTCTCCCAATTTTTGAAAATGTCGAGATGGAAAAACGGGTCAAGGCATATTACGAGCTGTTCAAGCATAGTTAAGCCTGAATCATGAGTATGAAAATGAAAATGTATGAAAATCACTGACCATCACGCAAAATACTTTGCCTACGAACTCACCAAGCGATGTCCATCGGACAGCTTGGAGAAATTGTCGTCTACGCTTTCCAACGCACAAGTTGATCTTAATCCTCATCAGATAGAGGCGGCGCTGTTTGCATTTCGATCGCCACTCTCTAAAGGAGCTATCCTTGCTGATGAGGTTGGTCTTGGAAAAACAATTGAGGCAGGACTCGTGCTCTCGCAAAAATGGGCTGAAAGAAAACGAAAGATACTGCTTATCTTGCCCTCGAGTTTACGTAAGCAATGGAACGCTGAATTGCAAGAGAAATTCTTTTTGCCATCGATTATTTTAGAAGCAAAATCATTTAATCAGTATATTAACGGCGGTAACCTCAATCCATTCGAGCAGGAAGATGTGATCGTTATTTGCTCGTATCACTTCGCTCGATCAAAGGCGGCCTATATTAAAAAAATTAAATGGGACCTGGCAGTTATTGATGAAGCACACCGACTTCGTAATGTGTATAAAACCAACAATAAAATCGCTCGGGAAATTAAGAATGCACTCTCCGAAGTTCCGAAAATTCTTCTTACAGCAACACCACTTCAAAATTCACTGCTTGAGCTCTACGGATTAGTGAGCATCATTGATGATCATGTGTTCGGAGACCTTACGAGTTTTAAAGTGAACTATGCCCGTCTTTCACGTGAGCAGGACGTGTATGACGGCGAAGCTGGATTTGTTGAACCACGACAGGAGATGTTCATGGATTTACGCAACCGGCTCAAGCAGGTATGTACCCGAACACTTCGTAGGCAGGTTTTGGAGTATATAAAATATACCAAGCGTATCCCACTCACTCAGGACTATATTCCGACCGAAGATGAGATCCGGCTTTATGATGGCATGTCCGAATATCTGCAAAGACCCAAGCTTTTCGCATTGCCTTCCAGTCAACGACAGCTGATCACGCTTATCCTACGTAAGCTTCTCGCCTCATCGTCCTTTGCTATTGCCAGCACTCTCAACAGTTTGGTATTTAAACTTTCTGCGCTGATTGAGGAGGCCGAGAAAGCAAAAACAGTTAAGGAAACCGGTATCGCCGGACTCGAAGACAACTTTGAGAACCTTGAGGAAATATCGGACGAGTGGGTTGACGATGAAGAGAGTGATGAGGAGTCCGAAAAAGATGCGCCGAAAATAAAATACACCGACGAGGATATCGCGCTGATGAGGACGGAAAAAGCTGATCTGGAAAAATTCCGAGATATGGCCAAGAAGATTCTCAAGAACTCTAAAGGAGAGGCTTTACTTATTGCCCTCGAAAAAGGTTTTGAGATGACAAATAAGTTGGGAGCAAAAAAGAAAGCTATCATATTTACCGAGTCGACCATTACTCAGAATTACTTGTATTCCGATCTCCTTTCAAAGGGTGGGTATGACGGCAAAATAGTTCTCTTTAACGGATCGAACAACGACGATAAATCAAAGCAGATTTATGCCGACTGGATCAGGGTTAATAAAGACACGGATAAAATAACCGGCTCAAAAACCTCGGACATGCGCGCCGCGCTCGTTGACTACTTCCGTGATGAGGCGGAAATAATGATTGCGACCGAAGCGGCGGCCGAGGGCGTGAACCTCCAGTTCTGTTCACTGCTGATCAACTACGACCTCCCTTGGAACCCTCAGCGTATTGAACAGCGTATCGGCCGATGCCACCGTTACGGCCAGAAGCATGACGTTGTGGTTATTAACTTCGTGAACCGTAAAAATGCGGCCGATCAGCGTGTCTACGACCTGCTCGATCAGAAGTTCAGCCTGTTCAAGGGCGTATTCGGAGCAAGCGATGAAGTGCTTGGTGGCATCGAGTCCGGAGTTGATTTTGAGAAGCGTATCGCGGCCATTTATCAGTCGTGCCGAACCGAAGAAGAAATCACTGGTGCGTTTGATACCCTGCAAAAACAGATGGACGAGAGCATTCAAAATAACCTCCGTGATACTCGTCAGAAATTGCTGGAAAACTTCGATGCGGAAGTACATGAAAAACTCAAAGTTAACCTTAAAGAAAGCAAGGCTTATCTGGATACTTATACGAGCTGGCTTTGGGACGCCACAAAATATTATCTTGGCGATAACGCGGAGTTTGCGGAGCACGAATATTCATTCACGCTTAAAAATAATCCCTTCCCTAATGAGCAGATCGACCCGGGACCTTATAAGATTGGTAAAAATATAGACGACGCACATATTTATCGTCCTGGACATCCTCTAGCACAAAAGATTCTTGGCGAGATTAAAGCCAAGGTATTTGACGATGCTGAAATCACTTTTGACTACTCAAGCAACTCCACGATTATTTCTATTCTAGAACCTCTTGTCGGCAAGAGTGGTATTTTGAAAGTGTCCAATTATACCGTTGAGGCCTTTGAGGCCGAGGATGCGGTGGTTGTATCGGCTATTGATGAATCAGGAAATCCGGTAGATGGAGAAATAGCTAAGAAACTTTTTTCTATCGCAGCTCAAACTGTGAAGACCGCCACACTTTCTCCGGAAGAGAAAACAAAGCTCGGCGAACTCGAAGACCAGACTGTTGGGATTGTTTCTACTCGAATTGCCGAGCGCAACAGCGAGTTTTTTGACAATGAGGTAGACAAGCTCGATAAGTGGGCGGAGGATATGAAAAAAGCTGTTGAGCTTGATCTCAAGAAGCTGGATGTTGACATTAAAATTTCCAAGACCAACGCCAAGAAAATCTTAAACCTCGATGAGAAATTGAAAGCCCAACGAGGTATTAAGGATATGGAGAAGAAGCGCAATGAGATGCGCAAAAAGTTATATGAGGCTCAGGACGATGTGGAAGGCAGAAAAGAAAAACTTATCGGAGAAGTGGAGGCTCAATTGAAACAAAAATCAAAACTTGAGTCGCTGTTCACCATCCGGTGGAGAGTCGTTTAATTCAGTTGTCCGGAATTTCCGGACAACTGGTAGAATTATTAACAATTAACTTAAAATTATGACAGAAAACAACAACAAACTCATCGCAATCTTTGAAGACCAGCCAGTACGCCGCACTTGGGATGGAAAGGCGGAAAAGTGGCTTTTTAGCGTCGTGGACATAGTCGGAATCTTGAGTCAGAGTGCTGACCCAAGGAACTACTGGAAAGTGCTAAAAAACCGTTTAAATAAGGAAGGAAGTGAAGTGGTTACAAAATGTAACCAGTTGAAAATGCTAGCCCCAGACGGCAAGATGCGCGAAACCGATGCGGCAGACGTGGAGACAATATTCCGCCTTGTGCAATCGGTGCCCTCTCCCAAAGCGGAGCCCTTTAAGCTTTGGCTCGCAAAGGTCGGTTATGAGCGCATGCAGGAAACAGTTGACCCTGAATTGGCGGTAAGTCGCGGACGTAAAAATTGGCAGGCGATGGGACGAAGCCAGAAATGGATTGAGCAAAGGATGTTAAGCGTAGAGACTAGAAATAAACTGACTGATTACTGGTCGGATCATGGAATCAAAAAAGGCGAGGAGTTCGCTAAGCTGACAAATATAATCCACCAAGAATGGAGCGGTCTTTCCGTAAAAAGTCATAAAAATCTCAAGAACTTGAAGTCGCAGAACTTACGTGACCACATGAGTGAGGCCGAGATAATTTTTACCTCATTGGCTGAACTGTCCACACGGCAGATTTCTGAAAAAGAAAAGTCGGAGGGTTACGGACAGAACGAAGTCGTGGCGCGAAAAGGCGGACAGATTTCCGGCAATGCACGCAAAGCCCTGGAGGAACAAACTGGCAAAAAGGTCGTGAGCTCGGAAAATTTCTTGCCGACAAAAAAAGAACCAAAGAAGCTGAAATAATATGACTAATAAAAAGCAAAAACTGGAGTTAACGTGGATCGGCAAAGACGAAGAGCTCAAGCTTGAGCCGAGGATTTTGATTGAGGACCCGGACAAGTCCTACGGCGACAAGTCGGCCGAGAATATGCTCATCCACGGCGATAACCTCCTCGCGCTCAAAGCCCTCGAGCAGGACTTCGCCGGACGTATTAAATGCATCTATATCGATCCTCCGTATAACACAGGCAGTGCGTTTGAACATTATGACGATAATCTTGAGCACTCCACATGGCTCAGCTTAATGAGACCAAGACTAGAGATTTTAAAGAACCTTTTGCATAAAGATAAGGGTAGTATTTGGATTTCAATTGATGCAGACGAAAGTCATTATCTGAAAGTACTTTGTGATGAGATTTTTGGAAGGTCTAACTTTATAGATGAAGTTATTTGGCAACGATCATATGCACCAATAAATTTAAAGAAAACATTTTCTAGAAATCACGACGCTATTTTAGTCTATGCAAAAAACAGTTCCGGTTTTGAATTAAATAAACTAGAAAGATCAGAAAAATTAAATGATAGTTTTACTAATCCTGATAATGATCCAAGAGGACCTTGGGCATCAGGCCCCATACAAGTTGGACCGCGTGTTGAGTCTAGGGTTTATGAGATAAAAACTACAAATGGACGAGTTATTGTGCCGCCCCCACAAGCTTGTTGGAGATTCTCTGAGGAAAAATATAAAGAAATGGTTGCGGATAATCGGATATATTTTGGACCTAACGGGGACAATGTCCCCCGTGTAAAGAGATTTTTATCCGAAGTTAAAGACGGGGTTGTACCGATGACTCTTTGGTTAAGAGATGATGTTGGAGATAACCAAGAAGCAAAAAAAGAAATCAAGAAATTATTTACCGATGATGTCTTTGATACACCAAAGCCAGAACGTCTCATAAAACGAATTCTTGATCTTGGTTCTAATAACGGAGATTGGGTTTTAGATTCTTTCCTTGGTTCCGGTACTACTTCCGCCGTG
This is a stretch of genomic DNA from Patescibacteria group bacterium. It encodes these proteins:
- a CDS encoding DEAD/DEAH box helicase; the encoded protein is MKITDHHAKYFAYELTKRCPSDSLEKLSSTLSNAQVDLNPHQIEAALFAFRSPLSKGAILADEVGLGKTIEAGLVLSQKWAERKRKILLILPSSLRKQWNAELQEKFFLPSIILEAKSFNQYINGGNLNPFEQEDVIVICSYHFARSKAAYIKKIKWDLAVIDEAHRLRNVYKTNNKIAREIKNALSEVPKILLTATPLQNSLLELYGLVSIIDDHVFGDLTSFKVNYARLSREQDVYDGEAGFVEPRQEMFMDLRNRLKQVCTRTLRRQVLEYIKYTKRIPLTQDYIPTEDEIRLYDGMSEYLQRPKLFALPSSQRQLITLILRKLLASSSFAIASTLNSLVFKLSALIEEAEKAKTVKETGIAGLEDNFENLEEISDEWVDDEESDEESEKDAPKIKYTDEDIALMRTEKADLEKFRDMAKKILKNSKGEALLIALEKGFEMTNKLGAKKKAIIFTESTITQNYLYSDLLSKGGYDGKIVLFNGSNNDDKSKQIYADWIRVNKDTDKITGSKTSDMRAALVDYFRDEAEIMIATEAAAEGVNLQFCSLLINYDLPWNPQRIEQRIGRCHRYGQKHDVVVINFVNRKNAADQRVYDLLDQKFSLFKGVFGASDEVLGGIESGVDFEKRIAAIYQSCRTEEEITGAFDTLQKQMDESIQNNLRDTRQKLLENFDAEVHEKLKVNLKESKAYLDTYTSWLWDATKYYLGDNAEFAEHEYSFTLKNNPFPNEQIDPGPYKIGKNIDDAHIYRPGHPLAQKILGEIKAKVFDDAEITFDYSSNSTIISILEPLVGKSGILKVSNYTVEAFEAEDAVVVSAIDESGNPVDGEIAKKLFSIAAQTVKTATLSPEEKTKLGELEDQTVGIVSTRIAERNSEFFDNEVDKLDKWAEDMKKAVELDLKKLDVDIKISKTNAKKILNLDEKLKAQRGIKDMEKKRNEMRKKLYEAQDDVEGRKEKLIGEVEAQLKQKSKLESLFTIRWRVV
- a CDS encoding site-specific DNA-methyltransferase, which codes for MTNKKQKLELTWIGKDEELKLEPRILIEDPDKSYGDKSAENMLIHGDNLLALKALEQDFAGRIKCIYIDPPYNTGSAFEHYDDNLEHSTWLSLMRPRLEILKNLLHKDKGSIWISIDADESHYLKVLCDEIFGRSNFIDEVIWQRSYAPINLKKTFSRNHDAILVYAKNSSGFELNKLERSEKLNDSFTNPDNDPRGPWASGPIQVGPRVESRVYEIKTTNGRVIVPPPQACWRFSEEKYKEMVADNRIYFGPNGDNVPRVKRFLSEVKDGVVPMTLWLRDDVGDNQEAKKEIKKLFTDDVFDTPKPERLIKRILDLGSNNGDWVLDSFLGSGTTSAVGHKTGRKHIGIEFGDHADTHCLPRLKKVVDGTDGLKLSEELDWKGGGGFKFYNLAPSLLRKDSFGNFVIDENYNANMLAAAMCKHEGFKFYPDEALYWKHGKSTETDFIFVTTGFITAEQLDKVNSEMKAGESLLICAKSFAPECENRFANITVKKIPQMILGKCEFAKDNYDLNIIKATEAQAEESNEA